The Pleomorphomonas sp. T1.2MG-36 genome has a segment encoding these proteins:
- a CDS encoding GFA family protein has translation MSEDGHSGGCQCGRVRFRVDGPLGRASICHCRMCQKAFGSFFGPLVSAPNDRLAWTRGEPSWFQSSNKVRRGFCNHCGTPLAYDWGGPALELSIGALDDPESVPPVLQVGLEHRMSWFARLADLPTRTAEEQEKVGRFQADIVSYQHPDRDT, from the coding sequence ATGAGCGAAGACGGTCATTCCGGCGGTTGCCAGTGCGGACGGGTGCGTTTCCGGGTCGACGGGCCGCTCGGGCGCGCCAGCATCTGCCATTGCCGCATGTGCCAGAAGGCCTTCGGCTCGTTCTTCGGCCCGCTGGTGTCGGCGCCGAACGATCGCCTCGCCTGGACGCGCGGCGAGCCCTCGTGGTTCCAGAGCTCCAACAAGGTGCGGCGCGGCTTCTGCAACCACTGCGGCACGCCGCTCGCCTACGACTGGGGCGGGCCGGCGCTGGAGCTTTCCATCGGCGCGCTGGACGATCCCGAATCCGTGCCGCCAGTGCTGCAGGTCGGGCTCGAGCATCGGATGAGCTGGTTTGCCCGTCTCGCCGACCTGCCGACGCGGACGGCCGAGGAGCAGGAAAAGGTCGGCCGCTTCCAGGCGGACATCGTCTCCTACCAGCATCCCGACCGGGACACCTGA
- a CDS encoding TIGR00282 family metallophosphoesterase, protein MRLLFVGDVVGRSGRNAISDILPGLIADYGLDLVVVNGENAAGGFGITEEICQDFLDAGADVVTTGNHAWDQREALVFIERQPQLLRPANYPPGTPGRGATVAIARNGARVLVVNVMGRVYMDALDDPFAAADRELNACPLGSMVDAVVVDMHAEATSEKQAMGHYLDGRASLVVGTHTHVPTADYQIFDGGTAYLSDAGMTGDYDSVLGMEKDEPVNRFLRKIPTARFQPALGEPTLCGVAVEVNDSTGLAEAIEPVRIGGRLAEALPTFW, encoded by the coding sequence ATGCGACTGCTGTTCGTGGGTGATGTGGTCGGCCGATCAGGCCGCAATGCCATTTCCGACATCCTGCCCGGTCTCATCGCCGACTACGGCCTCGATCTGGTGGTGGTCAACGGCGAGAACGCCGCCGGCGGCTTCGGCATCACCGAGGAGATCTGCCAGGACTTCCTCGACGCCGGCGCCGACGTGGTGACCACGGGCAACCACGCCTGGGACCAGCGCGAGGCGCTGGTGTTCATCGAACGCCAGCCGCAGCTTCTCCGCCCGGCCAACTATCCGCCGGGAACGCCGGGGCGCGGCGCCACCGTGGCCATCGCCCGCAATGGCGCGCGGGTTCTGGTGGTCAACGTCATGGGTCGCGTCTACATGGATGCGCTCGACGATCCCTTCGCCGCCGCCGACCGCGAGCTCAACGCCTGCCCGCTCGGCAGCATGGTCGATGCCGTGGTGGTGGACATGCACGCCGAGGCGACCAGCGAGAAGCAGGCGATGGGCCATTATCTCGACGGCCGGGCCTCGCTGGTGGTCGGTACCCACACTCACGTGCCGACGGCCGATTACCAGATCTTCGACGGCGGCACGGCCTACCTGTCCGACGCCGGCATGACCGGCGACTACGACAGCGTGCTCGGCATGGAGAAGGACGAGCCGGTCAACCGCTTCCTGCGCAAGATCCCAACGGCCCGCTTCCAGCCGGCGCTGGGCGAGCCGACGCTGTGCGGCGTCGCCGTGGAGGTGAACGATTCCACCGGTCTCGCCGAGGCGATCGAGCCGGTCAGGATCGGCGGCCGTCTTGCCGAGGCACTCCCGACGTTTTGGTAG
- a CDS encoding YebC/PmpR family DNA-binding transcriptional regulator, whose protein sequence is MAGHSQFKNIMHRKGAQDAKRSKIFAKLAREVTVAAKIGGLDPAMNARLRLAILNARAENMPKDNIDRAIKKAAGADTANFDEVRYEGYGPGGTAVIVEALTDNRNRTASVVRSIFTKAGGALGETGTVGFMFDRLGEVSYPLSVGSNDAVLEAAIEAGADDVESDEEGHFIYFAFESMGEVTKALEATLGAAASIKSIWKPKTMSNLDEEKATSLMKMVDLLEDDDDVQNVYTNMEISDEVAAKLAG, encoded by the coding sequence ATGGCCGGTCATTCACAGTTCAAGAATATCATGCACCGCAAGGGCGCTCAGGACGCCAAGCGGTCGAAGATCTTCGCGAAGCTCGCCCGCGAAGTCACGGTGGCGGCCAAGATCGGCGGCCTGGATCCGGCGATGAACGCCCGTCTGCGTCTCGCCATCCTCAACGCCCGCGCCGAGAACATGCCCAAGGACAACATCGACCGGGCGATCAAGAAGGCGGCCGGCGCCGACACGGCCAATTTCGACGAAGTGCGCTACGAGGGCTACGGCCCGGGTGGCACCGCCGTCATCGTCGAAGCGCTGACCGACAATCGCAACCGCACCGCCTCGGTCGTCCGCTCGATCTTCACCAAGGCCGGTGGCGCGCTGGGCGAAACCGGTACGGTCGGCTTCATGTTCGATCGCCTGGGCGAGGTCAGCTATCCGCTCAGCGTCGGCTCCAACGACGCCGTACTGGAGGCCGCCATCGAGGCCGGCGCCGACGATGTCGAGTCCGACGAGGAAGGCCATTTCATCTACTTTGCCTTCGAATCGATGGGCGAAGTGACCAAGGCGCTGGAAGCCACGCTCGGCGCCGCCGCGTCGATCAAGTCGATCTGGAAGCCGAAGACCATGTCGAACCTCGACGAGGAAAAGGCGACGAGCCTGATGAAGATGGTCGATCTGCTGGAAGACGACGACGACGTGCAGAACGTCTACACCAACATGGAAATCTCCGACGAAGTGGCGGCCAAGCTCGCCGGCTGA